The sequence GAAAAGTTCATCGTAAAAGAAAGATCCACACTCTTGGATTTTCTTATTAACCATCTTACCGGCTGGTCCAAAAAGACTGTAAAACAGCGTTTGCAAGGTTCAAGTATTGCTGTAAACGGTGAGATCAGCACCAAATATGATTTCCCTTTAAATGTCAATGATGTCGTAGAAGTGGGTGTGGTTAAAAAAGCTTCGACACAGGGACAGACACTGCACAAATTAGAGATCATCTATCAAGATAAAGATATCATCGCGATCAATAAACCTGCGGGGCTTTTGTCTGTCGGGAACACGACAGAAAGCAAACAGCATGCCCTTGCCATACTGAGAAATCAACTCTCCCGTGCCAAAAAGCAGGTGAAGCTCTGGCCTGTACATCGTTTGGACCGTGATACCTCCGGCATACTGCTCTTTGCGACATCCAAAGAGATGAGGGAAAGTGTAATGGACAAATGGAGCATAGCTGAAAAGATCTATTTAGCCATAGTTGAGGGTTATCCAAAAGAAAAAAAAGGGACCATAACCCAGCCCTTAAGAGCGGATGAAAGAGAGTACCGTATGCATATAGGCAAACACCCCGATGCCAAAGCTGCCGTTACACACTATACCGTGAAACAGACTACCCCTGAACGCGCTTTATTAGAAGTGAAGATAGAGACAGGAAGGCAGCACCAGATACGTGCTCATTTGGCTTGGTTGGGACACAGTATCCTCGGTGATGAACGTTATGGAACCAAGGGAGAGAAGATGGGACTTCATGCAAAAAAACTGACGATCATCCATCCTGTAAATAAAAAGCCTCTCTCTTTTGAAGTAGATGCTCCTAGA is a genomic window of Sulfurovum sp. XGS-02 containing:
- a CDS encoding RluA family pseudouridine synthase, translated to MAEKFIVKERSTLLDFLINHLTGWSKKTVKQRLQGSSIAVNGEISTKYDFPLNVNDVVEVGVVKKASTQGQTLHKLEIIYQDKDIIAINKPAGLLSVGNTTESKQHALAILRNQLSRAKKQVKLWPVHRLDRDTSGILLFATSKEMRESVMDKWSIAEKIYLAIVEGYPKEKKGTITQPLRADEREYRMHIGKHPDAKAAVTHYTVKQTTPERALLEVKIETGRQHQIRAHLAWLGHSILGDERYGTKGEKMGLHAKKLTIIHPVNKKPLSFEVDAPRDFYALLN